The Agaribacterium sp. ZY112 genome includes the window TATTCACGAAGACCACAGTGATCCGCTCGTGCATGTTGATGTCACTTATCATGTTGGCTCCGCACGGGAAGAGCTTGGGAAAAGCGGATTTGCTCACCTTTTTGAGCACATGATGTTCCAAGGCTCAGAAAATGTTGCCGATGAAGAGCACTTCAAAATCGTCACCGAAGCTGGCGGCACGATGAATGGCACCACCAACCAAGACCGAACCAACTACTTTGAAACCGTGCCCTCTAACTATCTAGAGACCATGCTTTGGTTAGAAGCTGACCGCATGGGCTTTTTTCTTGAGGGCATCACCCAAGAGAAATTCGAAGTTCAACGCTCAACGGTTAAGAACGAAAAACAACAAAACTACGACAATCGCGCCTATGGCCGAGCCTTTGAGCTTATCAATAAAGGACTTTACCCCTATGGCCACCCTTATAGCTGGCTCACAATAGGCGATATTGAAGACCTAGACCGCGTCACTGCCGAAGACTTGCGCAACTTTTTCTTGCGCTGGTATGGCCCAAATAACGCAACCCTCACTATCGGCGGAGATGTAAACTCAGACGAGGTTATGGCCTTAGTAGAAAAATATTTTGGCGGCATAGCCAAAGGACCTGAAGTTAAAGACGCAGAAGCAATGGGCTTTAGCCTTGAACAAGACCGCTACCTCAGCTATTACGACGACAAAATCCGCTTTCCGGCTGTCACCATGAGCTTCCCGACCGTTGAGAAGTTTCATCCGGATGCCGCCGCCCTGCAATGCCTAGCATCGATTCTTGGCGGCGGTAAAAGCAGCTATTTATATCAGAACTTGATTGCTAGCCGAAAAGCCCTAGAGGCGTCAGCCTCGCAAATGAGCAGTGAGCTCGCCGGCCAGTTCTTTATGTTTGTACTGCCCTTTCCAGGAGCAAACCTAAGTGAATTCGAACAAGAGCTACGCACCGCCCTCGATAACTTCGAGCAAAACGGCCCAAGTGATAATGACCTGGCTAAATACAAAGCAGCTTATGAAAGCTCATTTGTACACGGCCTTGAGACGGTATCTGGCAAGGTCAGCCAACTCGCTTATTACAATACCTTTGCCAACGATCCAGCCTACTTCAACACGGAGCTTGAAGCCCATCTCAGCTTAAGCAAAGACGATATTATGCGAGTCTATCGCAAGTACATAAAAGACCAACCGGCTCTGATCCTAAGTATATTAGCAAGCCCGGATGGCTTACCGGCGCAAGCTGACAACTACCAAATTCCTAGCTCGGGTAACAACCCATATCCGCACACTGACTACAGCGGCTTAAGCTACAAAAAAGCAAAAGATAATTTTGATCGCAGTATTCAACCCCAAGCTGGCCCCGCCAAATTAGTAAGCGTACCTAAGAACTGGCGCACCAAAAGTGACAACGGCATTCATATTATCGGTAGCGAAAGCCACGACCTTCCACTGATCAATATTCAGCTAAGTTTACGCGGCGGCTTTATCCTCGACAGCCTCAACATGGAGCAACGCGGCTTGGCCGGTATCAGCACTTTTATGCTAAATACCAGCACTGAGAATTACAGCGAGAAAGCCATTGCCGATGAGCTTGCGCTTATTGGCAGCTCTATTCACTTTCAGCCCAGCAGCCAGCGCTTTAATATTTATGTAAGCAGCCTCAGTAAAAACTTAGACCGCACTCTAGAGCTATTAAAAGAAAAACTCTTTAAACCGGCCTTTCTAGAAGAAGATTTTGCTCGCCTGCAACAACAACAAATTGAAAGTGCTAAAGCAACAACCACTCAAGCAAGCGGCATTGCCGAACTGGTATATCGTCGACAAATATTCGGCCCAAGCCATTTTTCAGGGGCTCCTGAAACCGACCTAGTCAATACCCTACCCAATATTACAGTTGATGACAGCCGTCAGTTCTACCAACAACACTTTAGCCCTAAAGATGCAGAACTTGTCATTGTCGGTGATATCGATCAACAAAGCGCACTTAAAAAACTAGACTTTTTATTCAACTGGCAGGGCAAAGAACCATCCAAGCCCACCCTGCCCAAAACACCAAGCTATGACCACACCCAGTTGTTTTTTGTGAATAAAACAGGCGCAGCTCAAAGTGAAATACGAATTGGTTATTTAAGTGATTTGCTCTATGACCCAACAGGTGAATACTTTGAACGCTACTTAATGAACTTCCCACTTGGGGGTGCCTTTAACAGCCGCATCAACCTAAACTTACGCGAAGATAAAGCCATTACCTATGGTGCTCGCAGCTGGTTCCAAGCCAGCGAATTACCCGGGCGCTTTACTGTATCAACTTCAGTAAAGCAAGACGGCACCACACTTGCTATCAGTGAAATAATGAAAGAACTTGAGCTGATGCGCGAGCAAGGCATTCATGATGACGAAATGCGCTTTATGAAAAGCTCAGTTGCCCAAGGTGACGCGTTAAAATATGAAAGCAATAGACAAAAGTCGGGCTTTCTAGCAACTATGCAACGCTATGGGCTCGATAGCACCTATGTCGATACACAAAAACAAATTATCAACAATATCAGCAAAGAGCGTATCGACGAACTGGCTCAAAAGCATTTGCGCATCAACAATATGATAATTGTCGTTGTAGGTGATAAAGAAAGCGTATTCACTAAGCTTCAACAGCTTGGCTACCCCATCACGGAGCTCAATGAAGAAGGTGAAAAACTCTAACTCCCTCTACAATAACTCAATACCCTCCAGAGGGCGCCCTCGCGTCCTCTAAACCGCAGATCAAACCCGCTTAAATGCAGCGCCGCCCTCTCAATGGCGCGAAGCCCGCTTTGCAACTAGACTAAAAAAAACACCACTATTAACGGGGGGGCGAAGCCTATACCACCACAAAACAAGGCGGTACAAGGGCTGTCGAACCGACATATG containing:
- a CDS encoding M16 family metallopeptidase, giving the protein MKALSPTLFILSLTALFLSACSQEAKQTSQQAQEELQIPYERHVLANGLTVLIHEDHSDPLVHVDVTYHVGSAREELGKSGFAHLFEHMMFQGSENVADEEHFKIVTEAGGTMNGTTNQDRTNYFETVPSNYLETMLWLEADRMGFFLEGITQEKFEVQRSTVKNEKQQNYDNRAYGRAFELINKGLYPYGHPYSWLTIGDIEDLDRVTAEDLRNFFLRWYGPNNATLTIGGDVNSDEVMALVEKYFGGIAKGPEVKDAEAMGFSLEQDRYLSYYDDKIRFPAVTMSFPTVEKFHPDAAALQCLASILGGGKSSYLYQNLIASRKALEASASQMSSELAGQFFMFVLPFPGANLSEFEQELRTALDNFEQNGPSDNDLAKYKAAYESSFVHGLETVSGKVSQLAYYNTFANDPAYFNTELEAHLSLSKDDIMRVYRKYIKDQPALILSILASPDGLPAQADNYQIPSSGNNPYPHTDYSGLSYKKAKDNFDRSIQPQAGPAKLVSVPKNWRTKSDNGIHIIGSESHDLPLINIQLSLRGGFILDSLNMEQRGLAGISTFMLNTSTENYSEKAIADELALIGSSIHFQPSSQRFNIYVSSLSKNLDRTLELLKEKLFKPAFLEEDFARLQQQQIESAKATTTQASGIAELVYRRQIFGPSHFSGAPETDLVNTLPNITVDDSRQFYQQHFSPKDAELVIVGDIDQQSALKKLDFLFNWQGKEPSKPTLPKTPSYDHTQLFFVNKTGAAQSEIRIGYLSDLLYDPTGEYFERYLMNFPLGGAFNSRINLNLREDKAITYGARSWFQASELPGRFTVSTSVKQDGTTLAISEIMKELELMREQGIHDDEMRFMKSSVAQGDALKYESNRQKSGFLATMQRYGLDSTYVDTQKQIINNISKERIDELAQKHLRINNMIIVVVGDKESVFTKLQQLGYPITELNEEGEKL